The following proteins come from a genomic window of Aequorivita marisscotiae:
- a CDS encoding DUF368 domain-containing protein translates to MPQRNFIQYLTITAKGLAMGAADVVPGVSGGTIAFISGIYEELIETIHNIDLGFFKIWKSESFITAWKHYNLGFLLALFSGVFISIISLAKLITYLLDVYPILVWSFFFGLVIASIVYVGNQISNWRWSVIVAILLASVASYLITIADPVGSPDSTWFLFFAGFIAIIAMILPGISGAFILLLLGAYTTVIGIVTQFGEGVTTLNSSLIMGALGKLLIFAVGAILGLKVFSKVLNWMFKHHKNLILGVLTGFMIGALNKIWPWKEVLQYRMNHAGQEVPFIERSVLPQNFDGNPQILYALIFAVIGFLTIFLLERVATKKETIGN, encoded by the coding sequence ATGCCTCAAAGAAATTTTATTCAGTATTTAACAATAACTGCCAAAGGGCTCGCAATGGGCGCTGCCGATGTTGTTCCAGGTGTCTCCGGCGGTACTATCGCCTTTATTTCCGGAATTTACGAAGAGCTTATTGAAACCATTCATAACATAGATCTTGGCTTTTTCAAAATTTGGAAAAGCGAAAGTTTTATAACAGCATGGAAGCATTACAATCTGGGCTTTTTACTCGCCTTGTTTTCGGGAGTTTTTATAAGTATAATCTCCCTTGCAAAACTTATAACCTATCTATTAGACGTTTACCCGATACTGGTTTGGTCGTTTTTCTTCGGTCTTGTAATCGCCAGTATTGTATATGTGGGCAATCAAATAAGTAATTGGCGGTGGAGTGTAATTGTGGCAATATTACTCGCCTCCGTGGCATCATATTTAATTACCATTGCAGATCCTGTGGGTTCGCCAGATAGTACTTGGTTCCTGTTTTTTGCAGGATTTATTGCAATTATAGCAATGATACTTCCCGGTATATCGGGCGCTTTTATTTTATTGCTATTGGGCGCATACACTACCGTTATTGGTATTGTAACCCAATTTGGGGAAGGCGTTACAACATTAAACAGCTCGCTAATAATGGGGGCGTTGGGGAAACTATTAATCTTTGCCGTGGGTGCAATTTTAGGATTAAAAGTATTTTCTAAAGTCTTAAACTGGATGTTTAAACATCATAAAAATCTAATTTTGGGGGTACTTACCGGTTTTATGATTGGGGCGTTAAACAAAATCTGGCCGTGGAAAGAAGTGCTGCAATACAGAATGAATCACGCTGGGCAGGAAGTTCCATTTATTGAACGGAGTGTGCTACCTCAAAATTTTGATGGCAATCCACAAATTTTATACGCGTTAATTTTCGCAGTAATAGGTTTTCTGACAATCTTTTTACTGGAACGGGTTGCAACGAAAAAAGAAACAATTGGCAATTGA
- a CDS encoding tetratricopeptide repeat protein has product MQLSSNEHNNFSLERFESMLKTNSVLFFDSEEFEEIVHHYLENGKIALAKKATKLGLEQHPSSTNLKLFRIEMYIFENQLDIADELLDELHLLEQGNEEIYIQKANIFSRRDKHKEAILLLEQALEITDDKADVLSLLGMEHLFLEDYQNAKQCFIKCLEIDEEDYSALYNVIYCFEFLDEYEAAINYLNDFLNKNPYCEVAWHQVGKMYYELKDYKKALAAYDFAIISDDRFIGAYLEKGRVLEKLKRYTEAVDSYSITLGLDDPTSYALLRMGKCYEKLGNTEMAIQFYTKCVAEDSLLDKGWIAITDFYLKNKQFQKALYYIEKAISIDGENVHYWKRYAKINNKLNLFEEAEVGFRKALELGNYEIESWLTRGDILINLGEFEAAVNNFNQALEFYPEHAEIEYRLSGLYYTLSESDKGAFHLKNALKSEPEFLMIIEELFPQIIQMKSVVEIIKQHKNPSI; this is encoded by the coding sequence ATGCAATTAAGTTCAAACGAGCATAACAACTTCTCGCTGGAAAGATTTGAATCCATGTTGAAAACCAACAGCGTTCTATTTTTCGACTCAGAGGAATTTGAAGAGATAGTGCACCATTACCTAGAAAACGGCAAAATTGCACTAGCTAAAAAAGCCACCAAATTAGGATTGGAGCAGCATCCATCTTCCACCAATCTGAAACTTTTTAGAATTGAAATGTACATTTTTGAAAACCAATTAGACATCGCAGATGAATTATTGGACGAGCTCCACTTATTAGAGCAGGGCAATGAGGAAATTTACATTCAAAAAGCAAATATCTTTTCGCGCCGCGATAAGCACAAAGAGGCAATCCTTCTTTTGGAACAAGCCTTAGAAATTACAGACGACAAGGCCGATGTTTTGTCCTTATTGGGAATGGAACATCTTTTTCTGGAAGATTACCAAAACGCAAAACAATGTTTTATAAAGTGTTTGGAAATAGACGAAGAAGATTATTCGGCGCTTTACAACGTAATCTATTGTTTTGAATTTCTTGATGAATACGAAGCTGCCATAAATTATTTAAACGATTTCTTAAATAAAAATCCGTATTGCGAAGTTGCTTGGCACCAAGTTGGTAAAATGTATTACGAGCTTAAAGACTATAAAAAAGCGCTTGCCGCCTACGATTTTGCCATTATTAGCGACGACCGTTTTATTGGCGCATATCTAGAAAAGGGCCGCGTACTCGAAAAACTAAAAAGATATACCGAAGCGGTAGATAGTTATAGCATTACTTTGGGCTTAGACGATCCTACCTCCTATGCGCTATTGCGAATGGGGAAATGTTACGAAAAATTGGGCAATACCGAAATGGCGATTCAATTTTACACCAAATGTGTAGCCGAGGATTCGCTCTTAGACAAGGGCTGGATTGCCATAACCGATTTCTATTTAAAAAATAAGCAGTTTCAAAAAGCGTTATATTATATTGAAAAAGCAATAAGCATTGATGGTGAAAACGTTCATTATTGGAAGCGTTATGCTAAAATAAACAACAAGTTAAACCTTTTTGAAGAAGCTGAAGTTGGTTTTAGAAAAGCATTGGAGTTAGGCAATTACGAAATAGAATCGTGGTTAACCCGCGGCGATATATTAATTAACCTCGGCGAATTTGAAGCAGCGGTAAACAATTTTAACCAAGCTTTGGAATTTTACCCCGAGCACGCCGAGATAGAATACCGTCTTTCTGGACTGTACTACACGCTAAGCGAAAGCGACAAGGGCGCATTTCACCTTAAAAATGCCTTGAAATCTGAACCTGAATTTTTAATGATTATCGAAGAGCTGTTCCCGCAGATAATCCAAATGAAATCGGTTGTGGAAATAATTAAACAACACAAAAATCCTTCGATTTAA
- a CDS encoding aspartate aminotransferase family protein, giving the protein MKDDFYKYQAQTTPHPLALEISHAVGSYIYDTSGKKHLDFVAGVSACTLGHCHPRVVSAIKEQAEKYLHVMVYGEYIQNQPVALAKLLADNLPKSLDTTYLVNSGTEAIEGALKLARRATGRTQILYANNAYHGNTMGSMSVMGFEERKNAFKPLVPDCFAINFNSEAAIQKITEKTAAIILETIQGGAGFIEPKNDFLKKVRQQCDKTGTLLILDEIQPGFGRTGKLFAFQHFGITPDILVMGKGMGGGLPIGAFTASRAVMALLQDNPKLGHITTFGGNPVIAAAALATLQEITETDLIAQTLQKEKLFRKLLKHPMIKEVRGRGLMLAAMVETADIASEVILACKDRGLVLFWLLFEGRAIRITPPLTISIDEIEEGCKILTEVLNAVKQQ; this is encoded by the coding sequence ATGAAAGACGATTTCTACAAATACCAAGCGCAGACTACACCCCATCCGTTGGCGTTGGAAATTTCGCATGCTGTAGGGAGTTATATTTATGACACTTCCGGTAAAAAGCACTTAGATTTTGTTGCGGGCGTTTCAGCTTGCACATTGGGGCATTGCCATCCGCGAGTTGTTTCGGCAATAAAAGAACAAGCTGAAAAATATTTGCATGTTATGGTTTATGGCGAGTATATTCAGAACCAACCGGTGGCCCTTGCAAAGTTGCTCGCAGATAATCTCCCAAAGAGTTTAGACACTACATACCTTGTAAACAGTGGTACCGAGGCAATTGAGGGCGCTTTAAAGCTCGCGCGCCGTGCCACGGGAAGAACGCAAATTTTGTACGCAAACAACGCATATCACGGCAATACTATGGGCTCGATGAGCGTGATGGGTTTTGAGGAACGCAAAAATGCATTTAAACCATTGGTGCCAGATTGTTTTGCTATAAATTTTAATAGCGAAGCAGCTATCCAAAAGATAACCGAGAAAACGGCAGCCATAATTTTGGAAACCATTCAAGGCGGTGCCGGTTTTATTGAACCCAAGAATGATTTTCTAAAAAAAGTACGGCAGCAATGTGATAAAACCGGCACCCTTTTAATTTTAGATGAAATACAGCCCGGTTTTGGCCGAACCGGAAAGCTATTTGCTTTTCAACATTTTGGCATTACGCCCGACATATTGGTAATGGGAAAAGGAATGGGCGGTGGGCTACCAATTGGTGCATTTACGGCTTCACGAGCGGTAATGGCCTTGCTACAGGACAATCCTAAATTGGGGCATATTACTACTTTTGGCGGAAACCCCGTAATTGCCGCTGCCGCTTTGGCAACACTTCAGGAAATTACCGAAACAGATCTTATTGCGCAAACGCTTCAAAAGGAAAAGCTTTTCAGAAAATTGCTTAAACACCCCATGATAAAAGAAGTGCGTGGAAGAGGTTTAATGCTTGCGGCAATGGTTGAAACTGCAGATATTGCCAGCGAAGTAATCCTCGCCTGCAAAGATCGCGGATTGGTTCTTTTTTGGCTGCTTTTTGAAGGCCGCGCCATCCGTATTACGCCACCGCTCACAATCAGTATTGACGAAATTGAGGAAGGCTGTAAAATACTGACAGAGGTTTTAAACGCGGTAAAACAGCAATAA
- a CDS encoding OstA-like protein, with protein sequence MRVNSIYSFFLFFLLFGYGATLTAQEKQKVDIQSGYLELRPEFPDAAIYTKDETGQVYIVHEGVEMWCDQAFVYLKSNFVKAYGDVRISQGDTVSMNSKYAEYNGNTQFAFATGDVVLTEPKTTLKTDTLYFDRIKQQAYYRTGGTVQDTASVLTSRSGRYFAESKKYQFLQNVKIVNPKYTVNSNQLDFYSESGAAYLYGPSTIVSETSTVYCERGYYDTRGDTGYFVKNSKVDYENRTLYGDSIYFDRNKNFASATNNIRVLDTINKSVIRGHYAEVFREKDSVFITKRAVAITVRDTDSIYVHADTLRVTGKPDNRILRGFYRARLFKPGKAGDDPTSGKCDSIYVNEKRGITKLLRNPVLWSGENQMTGDTIHLLSDTITDKLDTLKVFNNAFLVQKDSMGFNQVKGERLIGLFTNNELDTVNINKNTQVIYYSRNDKDELVGINNTVSSSIQMYLEEQQITGIRFIKKADGKVYPPSLLPENARLLPGFQWRGDERLFAVEDLFKGKPAPVLPKITGIPLPKDEGEFFEELPEDEIELPEESKLSPKDLQNRPDDPKPETLESEAKRDSIQKKGNDSIPNIN encoded by the coding sequence TTGAGAGTAAATTCGATATATAGTTTTTTTCTTTTTTTTCTTCTTTTCGGATATGGAGCCACCCTTACTGCCCAGGAAAAACAAAAGGTAGATATACAATCCGGTTATCTGGAATTACGACCAGAATTTCCCGACGCGGCTATTTATACCAAAGACGAGACAGGCCAAGTTTATATTGTGCACGAAGGGGTAGAAATGTGGTGCGACCAAGCGTTTGTTTACTTAAAAAGTAATTTTGTAAAAGCTTATGGCGACGTGCGTATAAGTCAAGGCGACACGGTGTCTATGAACAGCAAATACGCCGAATACAACGGAAATACACAGTTTGCATTCGCTACTGGCGATGTAGTTTTAACCGAGCCAAAAACCACATTAAAAACAGATACTCTCTATTTTGACCGAATAAAACAACAGGCTTATTACAGAACCGGCGGCACGGTACAGGATACTGCCAGCGTGTTAACAAGTAGATCGGGTAGGTATTTTGCTGAAAGTAAAAAATATCAATTCCTTCAAAATGTAAAAATTGTTAATCCGAAATATACCGTAAACAGCAATCAATTAGATTTTTATTCGGAGTCTGGAGCTGCGTATCTTTACGGCCCTTCCACAATTGTAAGCGAAACTAGCACTGTTTACTGTGAACGCGGATATTACGACACGCGTGGGGATACGGGTTATTTTGTAAAAAATTCAAAAGTAGATTACGAGAACCGAACCTTGTACGGCGATAGTATTTATTTTGACCGCAATAAAAATTTTGCTTCTGCCACCAATAACATTCGCGTGTTAGACACTATCAACAAAAGTGTAATCCGCGGGCATTACGCAGAAGTTTTCCGCGAAAAGGACTCCGTTTTTATTACCAAACGCGCTGTAGCGATAACGGTACGCGATACAGATTCCATTTATGTACATGCAGATACCTTGCGGGTTACCGGTAAGCCGGACAATAGAATTTTAAGAGGGTTTTATCGCGCTCGTCTTTTTAAACCCGGGAAAGCTGGCGACGACCCAACCAGTGGAAAATGCGATTCTATTTATGTGAATGAAAAACGCGGAATTACCAAACTTTTGCGAAATCCTGTACTTTGGAGCGGCGAAAACCAAATGACTGGCGACACCATTCATTTACTTTCAGATACCATTACCGATAAACTCGATACGCTTAAAGTATTCAACAATGCATTTTTGGTGCAAAAGGACAGTATGGGCTTTAATCAAGTAAAGGGAGAGCGGCTTATTGGGCTATTCACAAATAATGAATTAGATACCGTAAATATCAATAAAAACACACAAGTAATCTATTATTCGCGAAACGACAAAGACGAATTGGTAGGTATAAACAATACAGTTTCCAGTTCCATTCAAATGTATTTGGAAGAGCAGCAAATTACCGGAATTAGGTTTATAAAAAAAGCTGATGGAAAAGTGTATCCGCCCTCCCTGCTACCCGAAAATGCACGATTGCTTCCGGGCTTTCAATGGCGGGGCGATGAACGATTATTTGCTGTAGAAGATTTATTTAAGGGAAAACCTGCACCCGTACTTCCGAAGATAACTGGAATACCGTTACCGAAAGATGAAGGTGAATTTTTTGAGGAGCTGCCAGAAGATGAAATTGAACTTCCCGAGGAATCAAAACTGAGTCCGAAAGATTTGCAAAATAGACCCGACGATCCCAAACCCGAAACTTTGGAAAGCGAAGCGAAACGGGATTCCATCCAAAAGAAGGGGAATGATTCTATACCAAACATTAATTAA